From Jeotgalibaca dankookensis, one genomic window encodes:
- a CDS encoding YneF family protein, which yields MSTGAWILIVIIGILLGAVGGFFLSRRYMMNYFQENPPISEEMLRGMMMQMGQKPSERKVKQIMASMKAQSKAATKKKK from the coding sequence ATGAGTACTGGAGCTTGGATATTAATTGTTATTATAGGAATCCTTCTCGGAGCAGTTGGAGGGTTTTTCTTATCACGTCGTTATATGATGAACTACTTTCAAGAAAATCCACCAATTTCAGAAGAAATGCTACGCGGTATGATGATGCAAATGGGACAAAAACCGTCAGAGCGTAAAGTTAAGCAAATCATGGCTTCTATGAAAGCACAATCTAAAGCAGCAACTAAGAAGAAAAAATAG